A stretch of the Malus sylvestris chromosome 10, drMalSylv7.2, whole genome shotgun sequence genome encodes the following:
- the LOC126584944 gene encoding NADP-dependent D-sorbitol-6-phosphate dehydrogenase — MSTVTLSSGYEMPVIGLGLWRLEKDELKEVILNAIKIGYRHFDCAAHYKSEADVGEALAEAFKTGLVKREELFITTKIWNSDHGHVVEACKNSLEKLQIDYLDLYLVHYPMPTKHNAIGKTASLLGEDKVLDIDVTISLQQTWEGMEKTVSLGLVRSIGLSNYDLFLTRDCLAYSKIKPAVSQFETHPYFQRDSLVKFCMKHGVLPTAHTPLGGAAANKDMFGSVSPLDDPVLNDVAKKYGKSVAQICLRWGIQRKTAVIPKSSKIQRLKENLEVLEFQLSDEDMQLIYSIDRKYRTSLPSKTWGLDVYA, encoded by the exons ATGTCCACCGTCACCCTGAGCAGTGGCTACGAGATGCCGGTCATCGGTCTCGGCCTTTGGCGTCTGGAGAAGGACGAGCTTAAAGAGGTCATCTTAAATGCTATTAAGATTGGCTATCGCCATTTTGACTGTGCTG CTCATTACAAGAGTGAAGCAGACGTTGGAGAAGCACTTGCAGAAGCATTTAAGACTGGACTTGTTAAGAGGGAAGAACTTTTCATTACCACCAAG ATTTGGAATTCAGACCATGGGCATGTTGTGGAAGCCTGTAAGAACAGCCTCGAGAAGCTTCAGATAGATTATCTGGATCTCTACCTGGTTCACTACCCAATGCCCACAAAGCACAATg CAATTGGTAAAACTGCCAGTCTTTTGGGCGAGGATAAGGTGTTGGACATCGATGTGACAATTTCCCTTCAACAAACCTGGGAGGGCATGGAAAAGACCGTCTCTTTGGGCTTAGTTCGCAGCATTGGTCTCAG CAACTATGACCTCTTTCTAACTAGAGATTGCTTGGCTTACTCCAAAATAAAGCCTGCTGTGAGCCAATTTGAAACCCACCCCTATTTCCAGCGCGACTCTCTCGTCAAATTCTGTATGAAACACGGCGTTCTTCCCACAGCTCACACCCCTCTCGGAGGTGCTGCTGCCAACAAGGATATGTTTGGTTCTGTTTCACCTTTGGACGATCCAGTTCTCAAT GATGTGGCTAAGAAATACGGAAAGAGCGTGGCACAAATCTGTCTGAGGTGGGGAATTCAGAGGAAAACAGCAGTGATTCCAAAATCATCGAAAATTCAGCGATTGAAAGAGAATTTGGAGGTTCTTGAATTCCAGCTGAGCGATGAAGACATGCAGCTCATCTACAGTATCGACAGGAAGTATCGTACCAGTCTACCTTCCAAGACTTGGGGCTTAGACGTGTATGCATAA
- the LOC126584942 gene encoding polyprenol reductase 2-like, whose product MEVGVVGLLRTAWIAATLPILIAALPFSWLSSFRGAVLGFAKRGKTMQSSSQKFTVPQKFFCHFYLVAVAWTTVLLVATLMYAYKAVPLVSDSLLHPSLPNPYTGGSHIFSWHKSHLIPISYKYSVWHSVLLLVLMEVQVLRRLFETIYVFNYSSSARMHIFGYLTGLFFYTAAPLSLCCNNIADIYKFSINGVAEFIVKGKSSMREVEFDWLQLVNSLLKLGWLQWIGAAIFFWGWIHQRQCHAILGSLRENSEQNDEYVIPHGDWFEIVSSPHYLAEIVIYAGLVVASGGTDLTIWLLFGFVVTNLVLAAAETHRWYLRKFESYPRKRRAIIPFVY is encoded by the exons ATGGAGGTTGGTGTTGTTGGGTTGCTTAGAACAGCATGGATTGCTGCGACTCTGCCTATACTCATAGCCGCTCTGCCTTTTTCTTGGCTGAGCTCGTTTCGTGGGGCTGTACTGGGGTTTGCCAAGAGAGGGAAGACCATGCAGTCGTCCTCCCAG AAGTTCACAGTTCCTCAAAAGTTCTTCTGCCATTTCTATTTGGTAGCCGTAGCATGGACAACCGTATTGCTCGTTGCAACTTTGATGTATGCGTATAAAGCGGTGCCATTGGTTTCAGATTCGTTGCTTCATCCTTCACTCCCCAACCCCTACACTGGAGGTTCACATATCTTTTCATGGCACAAGTCTCATTTGATTCCTATCAGTTATAAATACAGCGTTTGGCATTCGGTCCTTCTGCTTGTATTGATGGAGGTTCAAGTCTTGAGACGCCTCTTTGAGACAATATATGTGTTCAACTATAGCTCCTCCGCTCGGATGCACATTTTCGGATATCTGACTGGCCTCTT CTTCTACACAGCAGCACCGCTGTCACTTTGCTGCAATAATATTGCGGACATTTATAAATTTTCGATAAATGGAGTGGCTGAGTTCATTGTCAAAGGAAAGAGTAGCATGCGAGAAGTGGAATTTGATTGGTTGCAACTCGTGAATTCTCTTTTGAAGCTTGGTTGGCTCCAGTGGATTGGTGCAGCTATATTTTTTTGGGGTTGGATCCATCAGCGCCAATGTCATGCAATTCTT GGCTCGTTGCGAGAAAACAGTGaacaaaatgatgaatatgtgattccTCACGGTGACTGGTTTGAAATTGTTTCATCTCCACACTATCTGGCTGAGATA GTTATATATGCTGGCCTTGTGGTCGCTAGTGGAGGAACAGATCTCACAATCTGGTTACTTTTTGGATTTGTG GTGACAAACTTGGTATTGGCAGCAGCAGAAACACATAGGTGGTACCTCCGGAAATTTGAAAGTTATCCCAGGAAACGACGCGCCATCATTCCATTTGTATACTGA